In Thiospirochaeta perfilievii, a single window of DNA contains:
- a CDS encoding LCP family protein, with the protein MKKNKEFDKSLLILLAIILITAMTAFSLYLNVRVDKISQLVKEKGVISILITIVEDKKPLLTQVLLINTETNKGALIDVPENTGTIMSSMKRYSRVDSIYNEQGVDVFRDKIGEILAVDLPYHLVIEKNNFSQLVDLFDGLDIFISKALEDNTTHYSIPSGSVVLEGDKVLQYLDLEISTEHKTGKVSRKQKIMQSFLMQVKKYSKKIVIEKNLVQISEKIRTNLDMNSLKKLFDYLGQLEVDRLVLQGILGESKIVSGDELIFPYNNENLIKVKVKMILINLSNPEVISDEKINFNIEVLNGTNVPGLASRAANHLSSFGYTISGIGNAERGDEEHEFTSILIRKDNREAAEAIGELINCDYIHSQVEEGIDDTIDFTIILGKDFDGKRCN; encoded by the coding sequence TTGAAAAAAAATAAAGAGTTTGATAAAAGCTTACTAATTTTATTAGCCATAATACTTATAACAGCAATGACAGCATTCTCCCTTTATTTAAATGTTCGAGTTGATAAAATATCCCAATTAGTTAAAGAGAAGGGTGTTATTAGTATTTTAATAACTATTGTTGAGGATAAAAAGCCATTATTAACCCAGGTTTTACTAATTAATACCGAGACTAACAAAGGTGCACTAATTGACGTTCCTGAAAACACTGGGACTATTATGTCCTCTATGAAAAGGTATTCTAGGGTTGACTCTATTTATAATGAACAAGGTGTTGATGTCTTTAGGGATAAAATCGGAGAGATTTTAGCTGTAGATTTACCATATCACTTGGTTATAGAAAAAAACAACTTCTCCCAATTAGTAGATCTTTTTGATGGATTAGATATTTTTATTTCAAAGGCTTTAGAGGATAATACTACCCACTACAGTATACCTTCTGGAAGTGTTGTTCTTGAAGGTGATAAAGTACTTCAGTACTTAGATTTAGAAATATCTACAGAGCATAAGACTGGTAAAGTTAGTCGTAAACAAAAAATAATGCAGAGCTTTTTAATGCAGGTTAAAAAGTATTCAAAAAAAATTGTAATAGAAAAAAACTTAGTTCAAATATCAGAAAAAATAAGAACTAATTTGGATATGAACTCCTTAAAAAAATTGTTTGATTATCTAGGCCAATTAGAAGTGGACAGACTTGTTTTGCAGGGGATATTAGGGGAGAGTAAAATTGTTAGTGGTGATGAACTAATCTTCCCTTACAATAATGAGAATCTTATTAAAGTAAAGGTGAAAATGATACTGATAAATCTTAGTAACCCTGAGGTTATTAGTGATGAAAAAATTAATTTTAATATAGAAGTTTTAAATGGAACAAATGTTCCAGGATTAGCATCCCGTGCTGCTAACCATCTAAGTAGTTTTGGTTATACTATTTCAGGTATTGGCAATGCAGAACGTGGGGATGAAGAGCATGAGTTTACCAGTATACTTATTAGAAAAGATAATAGGGAAGCTGCAGAAGCTATAGGCGAGTTGATCAATTGTGATTATATACACTCTCAAGTAGAAGAGGGAATAGATGATACAATTGATTTTACAATCATATTAGGAAAGGATTTTGATGGAAAACGTTGTAATTAA
- the rsfS gene encoding ribosome silencing factor — MENVVINDVLTLAKEIEGLKGSNTLALNLMEHCSWTSYFIITTCSSNAHLKGVVNEIRGKIHSMGYSIKQNRKNTGDSNWVLLDCGDFIIHLMNDELREYYNLEELWKDSEVVYSSSSNVS, encoded by the coding sequence ATGGAAAACGTTGTAATTAATGATGTGTTAACATTAGCAAAAGAGATTGAAGGGTTAAAGGGTAGTAATACATTAGCTCTTAATTTAATGGAACACTGTTCATGGACAAGTTATTTTATAATAACAACATGTAGTAGTAATGCCCACTTAAAGGGTGTTGTAAATGAAATAAGAGGGAAAATTCACTCTATGGGATACTCTATAAAGCAAAATAGAAAGAATACTGGTGATAGTAACTGGGTTCTTCTTGACTGTGGAGACTTTATTATTCATCTTATGAATGACGAATTAAGAGAGTACTACAATCTAGAAGAACTATGGAAAGATTCAGAAGTTGTTTACTCTTCATCTTCCAATGTATCATAG
- a CDS encoding chemotaxis protein CheX, translating to MSKISEEALECFKKSISEIMNESGFHNATISLEERDIESSILITIGFTGRLHGYLMLQTDFESATNFVNILADYIGMEIDSSSFGDFHKSTFCEITNQISGRSTIHLSSIGLDSNITPPSIIVGSSIYSSVSDYDVSQTYYINDAFGTFKIFICINIT from the coding sequence ATGAGTAAAATATCTGAAGAGGCATTAGAATGTTTCAAAAAATCAATATCTGAGATAATGAATGAATCAGGTTTCCATAATGCAACGATAAGTCTAGAAGAGAGAGATATTGAGTCTTCCATATTAATCACTATTGGGTTTACAGGAAGATTGCACGGATATTTAATGTTGCAAACAGATTTTGAAAGTGCTACAAATTTTGTTAATATTTTAGCTGATTATATTGGTATGGAGATAGATTCATCAAGCTTTGGAGACTTCCACAAGTCTACATTTTGTGAAATAACTAATCAAATTTCCGGTAGATCTACAATTCACCTTTCTAGTATTGGCTTAGACTCAAATATAACTCCTCCATCTATAATAGTTGGAAGTTCGATATATTCTAGCGTTTCAGACTATGATGTCTCCCAAACATACTACATTAATGATGCTTTTGGTACTTTTAAAATCTTTATTTGCATTAATATCACTTAA
- a CDS encoding substrate-binding domain-containing protein — MKRYVFIILCLAPLLNLYTEDVAVITAGGGKFFWNEIIKGALQAGEDYNLTIYSRGPSDEQNYQSQNAAISTAIERGCKIILLAPTSKEQRVFIKDLKDKGYPTIFIDRDIGGDRVALIETDNYSAGVLAGKKMVKALNGKGRVAILRMAKGLLSTTDREEGFKKTVTELGLEVVFDDYIGVDVGVGRKNSYDILEKLPEIDGVFTPNESTTISTIVSLRRLHREGDIIHIGFDTSDLIYRAIESKDIYGVIIQKPFDIGYNGVKEASKYLNGLTEIEGYKTGFDFINFLNISDHLADNDRD, encoded by the coding sequence ATGAAAAGATATGTATTCATTATTCTCTGTTTAGCACCATTATTAAATTTATACACCGAAGATGTGGCTGTTATTACTGCTGGTGGTGGGAAGTTTTTTTGGAATGAGATTATTAAGGGAGCATTACAAGCTGGGGAGGATTATAACCTTACTATCTATTCAAGAGGTCCATCAGATGAACAAAATTATCAGAGCCAAAATGCAGCTATAAGTACCGCAATTGAAAGGGGGTGTAAAATTATACTATTAGCTCCAACTTCAAAAGAGCAAAGAGTCTTTATTAAGGATTTAAAGGATAAAGGGTATCCTACTATATTTATCGATAGGGATATAGGTGGAGATAGGGTAGCTCTTATTGAAACTGACAACTATAGTGCAGGAGTTCTAGCTGGAAAAAAGATGGTAAAAGCTTTAAATGGTAAGGGCAGAGTTGCTATTTTACGGATGGCAAAGGGTCTACTATCAACTACAGATAGGGAAGAAGGGTTTAAAAAAACAGTTACTGAGTTAGGACTTGAAGTTGTTTTCGATGATTATATAGGGGTTGATGTAGGTGTTGGTAGAAAAAACTCATATGATATATTAGAAAAACTCCCTGAAATAGATGGAGTATTTACTCCTAATGAGTCTACTACAATATCCACCATAGTTTCTTTAAGAAGATTACATAGGGAAGGTGATATTATTCACATTGGTTTTGATACTTCTGATCTAATATATAGAGCAATTGAGTCTAAAGATATATACGGAGTTATTATTCAGAAACCTTTTGATATTGGTTATAATGGAGTTAAAGAAGCTAGTAAATATTTAAATGGCTTAACAGAAATTGAAGGTTATAAAACTGGATTTGACTTTATAAACTTTTTAAATATATCTGATCATCTAGCAGATAATGACAGAGATTAA
- a CDS encoding sensor histidine kinase gives MIISKKIRTEITATIIGLSLVYTSITTVIFGDISKEYNNPLIPIIMGIVIVGVFSYRKRLTISIIILSVGTMIFYLFKQLELDPTDAVYGTIIAYILNFVIISAISINSTIMNFKRYKLSLQIESTNKRMLAGEKLKGSEIIMPAISHEISGPLSNSRLVAEVLSNEISALKLNYIHGVKESLNILFDSLDRANNVINRYKNISRKNDVTNPAISIIKLIDMVKDSLNLSQNLDFIININSLDDMNIVSGSAFIPILRDIFENSIVHCGGNSTTVITISWNYINGSNLWEIIITDNGSTVDKNISKYLEQPVLKSQNGVSKTTLGLYFSRLRLEHEFGAKIYCDESNKQGTKIVILMPASFIEIPK, from the coding sequence TTGATTATAAGTAAAAAAATTAGGACAGAAATAACAGCTACAATAATTGGATTATCCCTAGTATATACTTCAATTACAACTGTAATATTTGGGGATATTTCTAAGGAGTATAATAACCCTCTAATTCCTATTATTATGGGAATCGTAATTGTAGGTGTCTTTTCATATAGAAAAAGGTTAACTATTTCAATAATTATCTTATCAGTAGGCACCATGATTTTTTATCTATTTAAGCAGTTAGAATTAGATCCAACTGATGCAGTTTATGGAACAATTATCGCCTATATCTTAAACTTTGTAATTATATCTGCTATATCAATAAACTCAACTATAATGAATTTTAAAAGATATAAACTATCATTACAAATTGAATCAACTAATAAAAGAATGTTAGCTGGAGAGAAACTTAAAGGGTCAGAGATTATTATGCCAGCTATATCCCATGAAATATCAGGACCTTTAAGTAACTCTAGATTGGTTGCAGAGGTTTTATCAAATGAGATATCAGCATTAAAATTAAATTATATTCATGGTGTCAAAGAGTCTTTAAATATACTCTTTGACTCTCTAGATAGAGCAAATAATGTAATAAATAGGTATAAAAATATTTCAAGGAAAAATGATGTTACCAATCCTGCTATTTCAATTATTAAGTTAATTGATATGGTTAAAGATAGCTTAAATCTCTCACAGAATCTAGATTTTATTATAAATATTAACTCTTTAGATGATATGAATATAGTTAGTGGATCAGCTTTTATTCCAATTTTAAGAGATATATTTGAAAATTCTATAGTTCATTGTGGGGGAAATAGTACTACAGTTATAACTATATCTTGGAACTATATAAATGGCTCTAACCTTTGGGAAATTATTATTACTGACAACGGATCTACTGTTGATAAAAATATAAGTAAATACCTTGAACAACCCGTTCTTAAGAGTCAAAATGGTGTATCTAAAACCACTCTAGGGCTTTATTTTAGTAGACTAAGACTTGAACATGAATTTGGTGCTAAAATTTATTGTGATGAATCAAATAAACAGGGTACAAAAATCGTAATATTAATGCCAGCTAGTTTTATTGAGATTCCTAAATAA